One stretch of Streptomyces sp. 135 DNA includes these proteins:
- a CDS encoding response regulator transcription factor, producing the protein MRIVLAEDHFLLRDGLVRLLEAYGHEIVAAVDNGADLLRSLTKEQPDVAVVDVRLPPNFTDEGLRAVLAARREMPDLPVLLLSQYVEPLYARELLGSGGRGVGYMLKDRVTNGSQFLDAIRRVAEGGTAMDPEVITQLLMRKERDENVASLTGREREVLEWLAQGRSNAGIAQGLFISEKAVAKHISSIFTKLGLLPADGDNRRVLAVLAYLEQ; encoded by the coding sequence GTGCGTATTGTCCTCGCCGAAGACCACTTCCTTCTGAGGGACGGTCTGGTCCGGCTCCTGGAGGCCTACGGCCACGAGATCGTGGCCGCGGTGGACAACGGCGCGGACCTCCTGAGGTCGCTCACCAAGGAGCAGCCCGACGTCGCCGTCGTGGACGTGAGGCTGCCGCCGAACTTCACCGACGAGGGTCTGCGGGCCGTCCTGGCGGCCCGCCGTGAGATGCCCGACCTCCCCGTCCTGCTCCTCTCGCAGTACGTCGAGCCGCTCTACGCCCGCGAGTTGCTGGGCAGCGGCGGCCGCGGGGTCGGTTACATGCTGAAGGACCGGGTGACCAACGGGTCCCAGTTCCTCGACGCCATCCGTCGCGTGGCCGAGGGAGGCACCGCGATGGACCCCGAGGTGATCACCCAGCTCCTGATGCGCAAGGAGCGCGACGAGAACGTGGCCAGCCTCACTGGACGCGAGCGCGAGGTCCTGGAGTGGCTGGCCCAGGGGCGGTCCAACGCCGGCATCGCTCAGGGCCTCTTCATCTCGGAGAAGGCCGTCGCCAAGCACATCAGCAGCATCTTCACCAAGCTGGGCCTGCTCCCGGCCGACGGCGACAACCGCCGCGTACTGGCCGTCCTCGCGTACCTGGAGCAGTGA
- a CDS encoding sensor histidine kinase produces the protein MEHSTMQLAETRPPEEIKGFSVSAGTVGLRHALALCWTAFAALGRSLAVSSAISLVGPGLGMVPRAMEGVRSLSARRRELAARWSGVHIPPPPGPLPPVPAGASGAVARYRWIMSDPQTRREFVWVLADPIAGAFLAFFPIALVLSGVWGIGLAFFGVPLSVEWDGLWYQFIPIEGPVTAVLAGVLGALQLPLALWAAPRAVRRHALYTRSMLAPSENELMASRIEHLATTRSDAVDTQMTEIRRIERDLHDGAQARLVAMGMTLDAAEHLLDANPEAVRALLIEARQSSSKALEELRNLVRGIHPPVLADRGLADAVRALAMVCPVTTEVTVDLPGRPEMPVESAAYFAVSEILTNVAKHAHAGRAWIDIRYDHGMLRLTVTDDGQGGADASRGTGLRGIERRLATFDGVLAVNSPVNGPTMVTMELPCVLSSPKTTSF, from the coding sequence ATGGAGCACAGCACTATGCAGCTGGCGGAAACCCGCCCGCCGGAAGAGATCAAGGGATTCTCCGTCTCGGCCGGGACAGTGGGCCTGCGGCATGCGCTCGCCCTGTGCTGGACGGCGTTCGCGGCCCTCGGCCGTTCCCTCGCCGTCTCCTCGGCGATCAGCCTCGTCGGTCCGGGCCTCGGCATGGTGCCGCGCGCCATGGAAGGCGTACGCAGCCTGAGCGCACGCCGTCGTGAACTGGCCGCCCGCTGGTCCGGCGTGCACATCCCGCCCCCGCCGGGTCCGTTGCCGCCCGTGCCCGCGGGAGCCTCCGGTGCCGTCGCCCGCTACCGCTGGATCATGAGCGACCCCCAGACCCGGCGGGAGTTCGTCTGGGTCCTCGCCGACCCCATCGCCGGCGCCTTTCTCGCCTTCTTCCCCATCGCGCTGGTCCTCAGCGGCGTCTGGGGCATCGGCCTCGCGTTCTTCGGTGTCCCCCTCTCCGTGGAGTGGGACGGCCTCTGGTACCAGTTCATCCCGATCGAGGGCCCGGTCACCGCGGTGCTCGCGGGGGTGCTCGGCGCGCTGCAACTGCCGCTGGCCCTGTGGGCGGCGCCGCGAGCCGTCCGTAGGCACGCCCTCTACACCCGCTCGATGCTCGCCCCGAGCGAGAACGAACTGATGGCCAGCCGTATCGAGCACCTCGCCACGACCCGGTCGGACGCGGTGGACACCCAGATGACCGAGATCCGCCGCATCGAGCGCGATCTGCACGACGGTGCCCAGGCCCGCCTGGTGGCGATGGGCATGACCCTGGACGCCGCCGAGCATCTCCTGGACGCCAACCCCGAGGCCGTGCGCGCCCTGCTGATCGAGGCCCGCCAGTCCTCCTCCAAGGCGCTGGAGGAGCTGCGCAACCTGGTGCGCGGCATCCACCCGCCGGTGCTCGCCGACCGCGGCCTCGCCGACGCCGTACGGGCCTTGGCCATGGTCTGCCCGGTCACCACCGAGGTGACGGTCGATCTCCCGGGCCGCCCCGAGATGCCGGTCGAGTCCGCCGCGTACTTCGCGGTCTCGGAGATCCTCACCAACGTCGCCAAGCACGCGCACGCCGGCCGGGCCTGGATCGACATCCGTTACGATCACGGCATGCTGCGCCTCACCGTCACCGACGACGGGCAAGGCGGCGCGGATGCCAGCCGCGGTACCGGCCTGCGCGGCATCGAGCGACGGCTCGCCACATTCGACGGTGTGCTGGCCGTGAACAGCCCCGTCAACGGCCCGACGATGGTGACGATGGAGCTTCCGTGCGTATTGTCCTCGCCGAAGACCACTTCCTTCTGA
- a CDS encoding MaoC family dehydratase, whose protein sequence is MRSFADLAEFVDATGEHLGYSEWLEVTQEKVDQFAGATGDLQWIHVDPERAATGPFGGTIVHGYMTLALLPAMMRQIFEIENVELGVNFGLGKVRFPRPVPVGSRVRGGAELTSVREGPSGHLTAVRMTVEIEGEARAACVADTLSLFVGGKNLPIPAAG, encoded by the coding sequence ATGAGATCTTTCGCCGACCTGGCCGAATTCGTCGACGCCACGGGTGAGCACCTCGGTTACAGCGAGTGGCTCGAAGTCACCCAGGAGAAGGTGGACCAGTTCGCCGGAGCCACCGGTGACCTCCAGTGGATCCACGTGGACCCGGAACGGGCGGCGACCGGCCCGTTCGGCGGGACCATCGTCCACGGCTATATGACGCTCGCGCTGCTGCCCGCGATGATGCGGCAGATATTCGAGATAGAGAACGTCGAATTGGGCGTCAATTTCGGCCTCGGCAAGGTGCGTTTTCCCCGTCCTGTCCCGGTGGGCTCCCGGGTCCGCGGCGGTGCCGAGCTGACCAGTGTGCGCGAGGGGCCTTCGGGCCACCTGACGGCCGTGCGGATGACGGTGGAGATCGAGGGCGAGGCGCGGGCGGCCTGTGTGGCGGACACCCTGTCGCTCTTCGTCGGGGGGAAGAACCTCCCCATCCCGGCCGCGGGATAG
- the sbnB gene encoding 2,3-diaminopropionate biosynthesis protein SbnB codes for MNQVPPFAVVSGAQVHQALDGRENEVVAAVEAAYRLHGEGQTVNPDSYFLRFPDRPSSRIIALPASVKGDVGVHGIKWISSFPENVAAGVPRASAVLILNDAETGYPFACLESSIISAARTAASAALAAARLSEARGGRPTRVGFFGVGLIARYLHMYLAATGFDFDSIGVHDLSAEHADGFKGYLRRAEGEDCEITVHDKAEDLIRSSDLVVFATVAGEPHVSDPQWFTHNPLVLHVSLRDLSPEIILQSWNAVDDIDHCMKANTSPHLAEQRVGHRDFVAGTLHDVLTGRITPPSDRPVVFSPFGLGVLDMAVAKYVYDRVAEAGQLHTVPGFFHELKRYG; via the coding sequence ATGAATCAGGTACCTCCCTTCGCCGTGGTCTCCGGCGCCCAGGTGCACCAAGCCCTCGACGGACGTGAGAACGAGGTCGTCGCGGCGGTCGAGGCCGCCTACCGGCTGCACGGCGAAGGACAGACGGTCAACCCCGACTCGTACTTCCTGCGCTTCCCCGACCGCCCGTCGTCCCGGATCATCGCGCTGCCCGCGTCGGTCAAGGGCGACGTGGGGGTGCACGGCATCAAGTGGATCTCCAGCTTCCCCGAGAACGTGGCCGCCGGAGTGCCGCGGGCCTCGGCCGTCCTCATCCTCAACGACGCCGAGACCGGCTATCCGTTCGCGTGCCTGGAGAGCTCCATCATCAGCGCGGCGCGCACCGCGGCCTCCGCGGCCCTCGCCGCCGCCAGGCTCAGCGAGGCGCGCGGCGGCCGTCCCACCCGGGTGGGCTTCTTCGGCGTCGGCCTGATCGCCCGCTACCTCCACATGTACCTCGCGGCCACCGGCTTCGACTTCGACTCGATCGGCGTGCACGACCTGTCCGCCGAGCACGCCGACGGCTTCAAGGGCTATCTGCGGCGGGCCGAGGGCGAGGACTGCGAGATCACCGTCCACGACAAGGCCGAGGACCTGATCCGCTCCAGCGACCTGGTGGTCTTCGCCACCGTCGCGGGCGAGCCGCACGTGAGCGACCCGCAGTGGTTCACGCACAACCCGCTGGTGCTCCACGTCTCCCTGCGCGATCTGTCGCCCGAGATCATCCTCCAGTCGTGGAACGCCGTCGACGACATCGACCACTGCATGAAGGCCAACACCTCGCCCCACCTGGCGGAGCAGCGGGTCGGCCACCGCGACTTCGTCGCCGGCACCCTCCACGACGTCCTCACCGGACGGATCACCCCGCCGTCCGACCGGCCGGTGGTCTTCTCACCGTTCGGCCTCGGCGTCCTCGACATGGCCGTGGCGAAGTACGTCTACGACCGCGTCGCGGAGGCGGGCCAGCTGCACACCGTCCCCGGCTTCTTCCACGAGCTCAAGCGGTACGGCTGA
- a CDS encoding NAD(P)/FAD-dependent oxidoreductase → MQGDQSRYDAIVVGSGIGGLVGGGYLAADGRRVLVLEQHDVAGGNAHVFRRRRKYEFDVGTHYLGDCGPDGLIPAILSGLGVRDRVRFRPMDNEGGFDRIMTPTATVDVPAGWEPYRHRLKQAVPEEADRIDRFIDLAVAVATASRAGLLGEPMVELFRKSPQTMRWSRRTLGQALDHCGLSAKGRTLVAAQAGNYGAMPDGIGFAEHVNIMDHYLRGAYYPEGGGQALVAALVEALEAYGGELRTRCAVRRILIEGGRATGVELTDGQRISAPLVISNADYRRTVLDLCGGEAAFPADLVARTRDAVMRSAVVAVYVALDTELPGLPNANIWWHDSDDMEGAHAAVQERYERDGTMESVPQLAFSFASIKDAGAPAVCPPGHSNFQIMTGCPPGYAFWGLEGGPVDGEPYRRNPAYLARKRQLTETILDTAEKVLGPFRDRITHVETATPLTNERYIRASGGTPYGMATWGGAGQRPDVRTGVEGLYVVGQNVRYGSGVGGVATGGVAAASQILGRPLLAEVYAGTVLGDASQLPERAPDWDPLAVSRGRARQHAKGLARIG, encoded by the coding sequence ATGCAGGGGGACCAGAGCCGGTACGACGCCATCGTCGTCGGCAGCGGCATCGGGGGCCTGGTCGGCGGCGGCTACCTGGCCGCCGACGGCCGCCGCGTCCTCGTACTCGAACAGCACGACGTGGCGGGCGGCAACGCGCACGTCTTCCGCAGGCGCCGCAAGTACGAGTTCGACGTCGGTACGCACTACCTCGGTGACTGCGGGCCCGACGGGCTCATCCCCGCCATCCTGTCCGGCCTCGGCGTCCGTGACCGGGTGCGCTTCAGGCCCATGGACAACGAGGGCGGCTTCGACCGGATCATGACGCCCACGGCCACCGTGGACGTCCCCGCGGGCTGGGAACCCTACCGTCACCGCCTCAAGCAGGCCGTGCCCGAAGAGGCCGACCGGATCGACCGGTTCATCGACCTCGCCGTGGCCGTGGCCACCGCGAGCCGGGCCGGTCTGCTGGGCGAGCCCATGGTGGAGCTGTTCCGCAAGTCCCCGCAGACGATGCGCTGGAGCCGCCGCACCCTGGGCCAGGCCCTCGACCACTGCGGCCTGTCCGCCAAGGGCCGCACCCTGGTGGCGGCGCAGGCGGGCAACTACGGCGCCATGCCGGACGGCATCGGCTTCGCCGAGCACGTCAACATCATGGACCACTACCTGCGCGGCGCGTACTACCCCGAGGGCGGCGGCCAGGCGCTGGTGGCCGCCCTGGTCGAGGCCCTGGAAGCCTACGGCGGCGAACTGCGCACCCGGTGCGCGGTGCGCCGCATCCTCATCGAGGGCGGGCGCGCCACCGGAGTGGAACTCACCGACGGGCAGCGGATATCGGCGCCCCTGGTCATCTCCAACGCCGACTACCGCCGCACCGTCCTGGACCTGTGCGGCGGTGAGGCGGCCTTCCCCGCCGACCTGGTCGCGCGGACCCGTGACGCGGTCATGCGCAGCGCCGTCGTCGCGGTGTACGTCGCACTCGACACCGAGCTGCCCGGCCTGCCCAACGCCAACATCTGGTGGCACGACAGCGACGACATGGAGGGCGCGCACGCGGCGGTGCAGGAGCGCTACGAGCGTGACGGCACCATGGAGTCGGTGCCGCAGCTGGCGTTCTCCTTCGCCTCCATCAAGGACGCGGGCGCCCCCGCCGTCTGCCCGCCCGGCCACAGCAACTTCCAGATCATGACGGGTTGCCCGCCCGGCTACGCGTTCTGGGGCCTCGAGGGCGGCCCGGTCGACGGCGAGCCCTACCGCCGCAACCCCGCCTACCTGGCGCGCAAGCGGCAGCTGACCGAGACGATCCTGGACACCGCCGAGAAGGTCCTCGGCCCGTTCCGGGACCGCATCACGCATGTGGAGACGGCCACCCCGCTCACCAACGAGCGGTACATCCGCGCCAGTGGCGGCACCCCGTACGGCATGGCCACGTGGGGCGGCGCCGGCCAGCGGCCCGACGTGCGCACCGGAGTCGAAGGGCTGTACGTGGTCGGGCAGAACGTCCGCTACGGCAGCGGAGTGGGCGGCGTCGCGACGGGCGGGGTCGCCGCCGCGTCGCAGATCCTCGGCCGTCCCCTGCTCGCCGAGGTGTACGCGGGCACGGTGCTCGGTGACGCGTCCCAGCTGCCCGAACGGGCCCCGGACTGGGATCCGTTGGCGGTGTCGCGCGGGCGGGCGCGGCAGCACGCGAAGGGTCTGGCCCGCATCGGCTGA